A section of the Rhizomicrobium sp. genome encodes:
- a CDS encoding crotonase/enoyl-CoA hydratase family protein, whose product MSETPKTIRVERDGNVVVITIDRVSARNSFDLATAQQMEAALDDLDQDDSAFVGVVTGAGGFFCAGQDLKAAARGEAALTARRGGFGIMAKPSSKPLIAAVEGPALAGGFELALSCDLIVAARNATFGLPEVRRSLVALGGGILRLPRRMPYHLAMEMILLGGPVPAEAMKAHGIVNRISEPGEALSTALALARAMAANGPLALKASKEIAFRAQSEAWTEEQGWREQMRIAGPVLASEDFKEGLAAFAEKRAPVWRGR is encoded by the coding sequence ATGTCCGAGACTCCAAAAACGATCCGGGTCGAAAGGGACGGCAATGTCGTCGTCATCACGATCGATCGCGTGTCCGCCCGCAATTCCTTCGATCTCGCCACCGCGCAGCAAATGGAAGCGGCGCTGGACGATCTCGACCAGGACGATTCCGCTTTTGTCGGCGTCGTGACCGGCGCGGGCGGCTTCTTTTGCGCCGGCCAGGATCTGAAAGCCGCCGCGCGCGGCGAGGCTGCCTTGACGGCGCGGCGCGGCGGTTTCGGGATCATGGCCAAGCCGTCGTCGAAACCGCTGATAGCCGCCGTGGAAGGCCCGGCGCTGGCGGGCGGATTCGAACTGGCGCTCAGCTGCGATCTCATCGTCGCCGCGCGAAACGCCACATTCGGCTTGCCCGAAGTCCGGCGCAGCCTGGTCGCGCTGGGGGGCGGCATTCTGCGGCTGCCGCGGCGAATGCCCTACCACCTTGCGATGGAGATGATTCTCCTGGGCGGTCCGGTTCCCGCCGAAGCGATGAAGGCGCATGGCATCGTCAACCGCATTTCCGAGCCCGGGGAGGCGCTTTCCACGGCGCTCGCTCTGGCGCGGGCGATGGCCGCCAACGGTCCGCTCGCCTTGAAGGCATCCAAGGAGATCGCATTTCGCGCCCAATCGGAGGCCTGGACCGAAGAGCAGGGCTGGCGGGAACAGATGCGGATTGCGGGCCCGGTTCTTGCGTCGGAAGACTTCAAGGAGGGCCTGGCGGCATTCGCAGAGAAACGCGCCCCGGTCTGGCGCGGGCGATGA
- a CDS encoding thiolase family protein gives MVGSLSNLRPVYVVGVGNHRYQKLSDTPYVVLGLAAVRAALADAGLEWSAVESAFHANCLLGMSPTRVMLRHLGATGIPMQQVENASASGSTAFRNAVLEVASGISDVTLALGVDKPAPFTLGSSRNGLDNLEHDRIAAFTHFALLARTYGSESGATPEDFARVAVKNLGNGALNPYAHRQQARTLDEIQSAEPVAGFLTPLQCCPVGEGASAVIVASQDAIRKFGVDPRRSPRVISSTSRSERVYEPASGFDAALTEETIDQAYREAGIGPEDLDIVELHDAFTVEELLYVERMGLCERGGAPQALKHGDFNIGGRVAVSPSGGLLAMGHPLGPTGLGQIAEITRQLRGEADRRQHPGARTGLAHMVGVGAVCLVHILRSD, from the coding sequence ATGGTTGGATCTCTCTCGAACCTCCGTCCGGTCTATGTGGTCGGCGTTGGCAATCATCGCTATCAGAAGCTGTCGGACACGCCTTACGTTGTCCTGGGACTTGCCGCGGTGCGCGCCGCGCTCGCCGACGCGGGGCTGGAATGGTCGGCGGTCGAGTCCGCCTTTCATGCCAATTGCCTGCTTGGGATGTCGCCGACCCGGGTCATGTTGCGGCATCTGGGTGCGACGGGCATCCCGATGCAACAGGTCGAGAACGCTTCGGCGTCCGGCTCGACGGCCTTCCGCAATGCGGTGCTCGAAGTCGCTTCCGGGATCAGCGACGTGACGCTTGCGCTGGGCGTCGACAAGCCCGCGCCCTTTACTTTGGGATCGTCGCGGAACGGATTGGACAATTTGGAGCACGATCGCATCGCGGCGTTCACGCATTTCGCGCTTCTTGCAAGGACGTATGGGTCCGAATCCGGAGCGACTCCGGAGGACTTCGCGCGGGTCGCCGTGAAAAATCTCGGGAACGGAGCTCTCAACCCCTATGCCCACCGCCAGCAGGCGCGAACGCTCGATGAAATTCAAAGCGCCGAGCCCGTCGCCGGCTTTCTGACGCCGCTCCAATGTTGCCCGGTGGGCGAAGGGGCCTCGGCCGTCATCGTGGCTTCGCAAGACGCGATTCGCAAATTCGGCGTCGATCCGCGCCGGTCGCCGCGGGTGATAAGCTCAACGTCCCGCTCGGAGCGGGTTTACGAGCCGGCATCGGGATTCGACGCCGCTCTCACCGAGGAGACGATCGATCAAGCCTATCGGGAAGCAGGGATCGGTCCGGAGGATCTCGACATTGTCGAGCTTCACGATGCGTTCACGGTCGAAGAGCTTCTCTATGTCGAGCGCATGGGCCTGTGCGAACGCGGCGGCGCGCCCCAAGCATTGAAGCACGGCGATTTCAACATCGGCGGCCGCGTCGCTGTCAGTCCGTCGGGCGGATTGCTTGCCATGGGCCACCCCCTCGGCCCGACGGGTCTCGGGCAAATCGCCGAGATCACCCGCCAACTCCGAGGCGAAGCCGACCGTCGCCAACACCCTGGAGCGCGAACGGGCCTTGCCCATATGGTCGGCGTGGGCGCCGTTTGCCTCGTCCACATCTTGCGTAGCGATTAG
- a CDS encoding Lrp/AsnC family transcriptional regulator — MEAGKPDKIDLKIIRELREDGRRPTKEIAESLSLAEPTIASRIRALNEAGVMRVMAQVNVKRLRNRQTCFMHVWVRGREIDEVAKDLAKFDRITTVQVCVGSPEIHLMAFVEENTAILALLQNEVGLVEGVDRLEVNLALKTIMFRSDYAALDLGPTGVSEVGDKLDDQIVRQLQIDGRVSNREIARTLDVPASTVRERVNRMLHGRVIRIGAVCDPGKLGLNMAAFGYLQVAAASLERALSHLGKIDDLGIVCTVSGRHSIFVLAGARDFAHFVAIVKSRLETTPGLTEITIRNIAEVKKHRADLIYIVDE, encoded by the coding sequence TTGGAAGCGGGCAAACCCGATAAAATAGATCTCAAAATCATCCGCGAGCTTCGCGAGGACGGCCGGCGCCCCACGAAGGAGATCGCCGAAAGCCTGAGCTTGGCCGAACCGACGATAGCATCCCGCATACGCGCCCTGAACGAGGCGGGGGTGATGCGCGTGATGGCGCAGGTCAACGTCAAGCGGCTGCGCAACAGGCAGACCTGCTTCATGCACGTTTGGGTAAGGGGGCGGGAGATCGACGAGGTCGCCAAAGACCTCGCCAAATTCGACCGCATCACGACCGTTCAAGTTTGCGTCGGCAGCCCGGAAATCCATCTGATGGCGTTCGTCGAAGAGAACACGGCGATATTGGCATTGCTGCAAAACGAAGTGGGCCTCGTGGAGGGTGTCGATCGCCTGGAAGTCAATCTGGCACTGAAAACCATCATGTTCAGGTCGGACTACGCGGCGCTGGATCTGGGGCCGACGGGCGTGTCCGAAGTCGGCGACAAGCTCGACGATCAGATCGTTCGCCAACTTCAAATCGACGGCCGCGTAAGCAACCGAGAGATTGCGCGGACACTCGATGTGCCTGCCAGTACCGTGCGCGAGCGCGTGAACCGGATGCTGCATGGGCGGGTCATTCGAATAGGCGCGGTCTGCGATCCCGGAAAGCTGGGGCTGAACATGGCCGCGTTCGGATATCTTCAAGTTGCCGCGGCGAGCCTGGAGCGGGCGCTGTCGCACCTTGGAAAAATCGACGATTTGGGAATCGTCTGCACGGTCAGCGGCCGGCACAGTATCTTCGTCCTTGCCGGCGCCAGGGATTTCGCTCACTTCGTCGCGATCGTGAAGAGTCGGCTGGAAACAACGCCCGGGCTGACCGAGATCACCATCCGCAACATCGCCGAAGTGAAGAAACATCGGGCCGACCTCATCTACATCGTGGACGAATGA
- a CDS encoding SDR family NAD(P)-dependent oxidoreductase has product MDILNLSGRTALVTGAGQGVGRQTAFLLAAYGAKVVVNDYFAERAEAVADDINREHPGSAIALAADVSDFASVQAMADRARSLAGPVGVLVNNAGNAGATASGLTGKPFWEQDPSEWNAWISVNFYGVLNCCRAFLPGMIEAGAGSIVNVISDAGRVGEPNIEVYSGAKAGAAGFTRGIARSVGRFKVRANCVAISATRTPATENALANPEFAKRALSKYVLRRFGEPSDVANMVLFLASEASSWVTGQTYPVNGGYDMAM; this is encoded by the coding sequence ATGGACATTCTGAATTTGTCTGGAAGGACCGCCCTTGTGACGGGGGCAGGCCAAGGCGTGGGGCGCCAGACAGCGTTTCTCCTGGCGGCCTACGGCGCCAAGGTCGTGGTCAACGATTATTTTGCCGAACGGGCCGAGGCGGTCGCGGACGACATCAATCGCGAACATCCCGGTTCGGCAATCGCCCTGGCCGCGGATGTGTCGGATTTCGCCTCGGTGCAGGCAATGGCCGATCGGGCCAGGAGCCTGGCGGGGCCGGTCGGCGTGCTGGTGAACAACGCCGGGAATGCGGGTGCCACCGCCTCGGGCCTCACCGGCAAACCCTTTTGGGAACAGGATCCGTCGGAATGGAACGCGTGGATTTCGGTCAACTTTTATGGCGTGCTGAACTGCTGCCGCGCGTTTCTCCCGGGCATGATCGAGGCGGGCGCCGGTTCGATCGTCAATGTGATTTCGGACGCGGGGCGCGTCGGCGAGCCCAACATCGAGGTCTATAGCGGCGCCAAGGCAGGCGCCGCGGGGTTCACGCGCGGAATCGCGCGCAGCGTCGGGCGTTTCAAGGTGCGCGCCAATTGCGTCGCTATTTCCGCCACGCGCACGCCGGCAACCGAGAACGCGCTCGCAAATCCGGAATTCGCAAAAAGGGCATTGTCGAAATATGTGCTCCGCCGCTTCGGAGAGCCGAGCGATGTCGCCAACATGGTTTTGTTCCTGGCGTCCGAAGCCTCGTCCTGGGTCACCGGTCAGACCTATCCGGTGAACGGCGGCTACGACATGGCGATGTGA
- a CDS encoding TonB-dependent receptor has product MGAVLLSAIPQVVQAQDQTQGSIETVVVTALKRDVSVQNAPAAITALSGDQLRNDQITNVAQISEKVPSLDIGAAGGTTLVAIRGVSMDAIIGGLEGSVAIHNNGVYLSQAAPMDFLLMDVGSVEVLRGPQGTLYGRNATGGAINFAPAQPTDTFGGYVNAGYGNFNTWRVESAVSGPLTDNLQGRLYVMHDARETGYAENLATGNHLGGYNESGARGALRYEPTSNLTVDLSGFWFNDYDTLDFWTNTTPPSAAAIASNPDFLNHPISFDPRKFYFDFEPAAHQLDEGAQLEANWVISPDIALRSSTAYVYLNFTRQHGDCEATATPTCSANRVDKSKSFQQEFDLKFSLFDKRLSGLLGAFYDQDKGDFDQEFPWNNAAQGFVFVDGAPLPNGSQTEQIFTQTTTSKALFTDLTLKLTDAVDLYGGARWSEDRRSILLTSGLQVVPGLVLGCSDDTDRATFNNISGKAGVQYHFSDGGQIYAQWQQGFKAGGFNPAACSGASDAIFKPETITAYEIGYKTTAFDDTLTFNAAAFYYDYSNLQIAQIFGVSYQIVNAASATIGGVELESTWKPTSALSFDANASLIPEAKYGDYDNFDPLNPGSGTIPCANAPLPTDLCEVLTGKRLNRAPKFTLNFGAQYDWALNGLGDVVLRGEVYHSSDVYFRPFNLPSDTQSAYTLGNLYATFIPENSNFAVRAYVRNVSNETVLSGEFTEDVTQSMEGQFAPPRTYGVTASYTF; this is encoded by the coding sequence ATGGGCGCCGTGTTGCTTTCGGCCATTCCACAAGTCGTGCAGGCTCAGGACCAGACCCAGGGCTCAATCGAGACGGTGGTCGTTACCGCACTGAAGCGCGATGTGTCGGTGCAAAACGCGCCTGCGGCGATCACGGCCCTAAGTGGCGACCAACTTCGCAACGATCAGATCACGAATGTCGCCCAAATAAGCGAGAAAGTCCCAAGCTTGGACATCGGCGCCGCTGGCGGAACGACGCTCGTCGCAATTCGCGGCGTGAGCATGGACGCCATCATCGGCGGCCTGGAAGGGTCGGTCGCGATCCACAACAACGGCGTCTATCTCTCGCAAGCCGCTCCGATGGACTTCCTCCTGATGGACGTCGGCTCCGTCGAAGTCCTGCGTGGTCCGCAGGGTACGCTCTATGGACGCAACGCGACCGGCGGCGCCATCAATTTCGCCCCGGCTCAACCGACGGATACGTTCGGCGGCTACGTAAACGCCGGATACGGCAACTTCAACACCTGGCGGGTGGAAAGCGCCGTTTCCGGTCCGCTCACGGACAATCTTCAAGGGCGGCTTTATGTGATGCACGACGCCCGCGAAACGGGATATGCCGAAAATCTTGCCACCGGAAATCACCTTGGCGGCTACAACGAATCGGGCGCGCGCGGCGCACTTCGATACGAACCGACCAGCAACCTCACGGTCGATCTTTCCGGCTTCTGGTTCAACGACTACGATACGCTGGACTTCTGGACCAATACGACGCCCCCCAGCGCCGCGGCCATCGCTTCAAATCCCGATTTTTTGAATCATCCCATTTCCTTCGATCCTCGCAAATTTTATTTCGATTTCGAACCGGCGGCCCATCAATTGGACGAAGGCGCCCAGCTCGAAGCAAATTGGGTGATCTCGCCGGATATCGCGCTGCGGTCCAGCACCGCCTATGTCTATCTGAACTTCACGCGCCAGCACGGCGATTGCGAAGCAACCGCCACCCCTACCTGCAGCGCCAATCGCGTCGATAAGTCAAAATCGTTTCAGCAGGAATTCGATCTCAAATTCTCGCTGTTCGACAAGCGGCTGAGTGGCCTGCTGGGCGCCTTCTACGATCAGGACAAGGGCGACTTCGATCAAGAGTTTCCATGGAACAACGCCGCCCAGGGGTTCGTTTTCGTCGACGGCGCACCGCTCCCGAACGGTTCCCAGACGGAGCAGATCTTCACACAGACCACGACGTCGAAGGCGCTGTTCACCGATCTCACCCTCAAACTGACGGACGCCGTTGATCTATACGGCGGCGCGCGATGGAGCGAAGATCGGCGAAGCATATTGCTGACAAGCGGTTTGCAGGTGGTACCCGGCCTGGTCCTGGGCTGCTCCGACGACACCGATCGCGCCACGTTCAACAACATCTCCGGCAAAGCCGGAGTGCAGTATCATTTTTCCGATGGCGGACAGATATACGCCCAATGGCAACAGGGCTTTAAGGCCGGTGGATTCAACCCCGCCGCTTGTTCCGGCGCCAGTGACGCGATCTTCAAGCCGGAAACCATCACCGCCTATGAGATCGGATACAAGACCACGGCATTCGACGACACATTGACGTTCAATGCGGCTGCTTTCTACTACGACTACAGCAATCTTCAGATCGCGCAGATCTTCGGAGTCAGCTATCAAATCGTGAACGCCGCCTCCGCAACGATCGGCGGTGTCGAATTGGAGAGCACCTGGAAGCCGACCAGTGCGCTGTCGTTCGACGCAAACGCGTCTTTGATACCGGAGGCCAAATACGGTGATTACGACAACTTCGACCCCCTCAATCCGGGATCGGGTACGATTCCCTGCGCCAACGCCCCCCTTCCCACCGATCTATGTGAGGTTCTGACCGGCAAGCGCCTGAATCGCGCGCCGAAATTCACATTGAACTTCGGGGCGCAATACGACTGGGCGCTGAACGGACTCGGCGACGTCGTCCTGCGGGGCGAAGTCTATCACTCCAGCGACGTCTACTTCCGACCGTTCAATCTGCCGAGCGACACGCAATCGGCGTATACCTTGGGCAACCTCTACGCCACGTTCATTCCCGAAAATTCGAATTTCGCCGTGAGGGCGTATGTTCGCAACGTTTCCAACGAGACCGTTCTTTCGGGTGAGTTCACCGAAGACGTCACGCAGTCCATGGAGGGACAGTTCGCGCCTCCGCGCACTTACGGCGTGACGGCGTCCTACACCTTCTAA
- a CDS encoding nitronate monooxygenase family protein → MNADSRSVRDKLFDQLRLPIMAAPMFLVSGPDLVIAQCKAGVLGSFPALNARSATQLDDWLHAIGENRGSIPFAVNLIVHGSNRRLDEGLNMCAKHKVPVVITSLGARSEINSAIHGYGGLVLHDVIHDRHARKAVERGADGIVAVAAGAGGHGGTQSPFALIQEIRAWYDGPLALAGAISNGRSLLCARVLGADCGYIGSPFIATHEASADEAYKAMVVSSTAADVIYTDRLSGIAGNYLRPSILRAGLDPDNLGDLEERLGLGKPNPEAKIWKDIWGAGQGIGAIDRITSTAALIGRFAREYDDATRAIAGLKARRPQADG, encoded by the coding sequence ATGAACGCCGATAGCCGGTCCGTGCGCGATAAGCTGTTCGACCAGCTGCGGCTTCCCATCATGGCTGCGCCGATGTTTCTGGTCTCGGGACCCGACCTTGTCATCGCGCAATGCAAAGCCGGCGTGCTTGGCTCGTTTCCGGCCCTCAATGCCCGATCGGCCACGCAGCTGGACGATTGGCTGCATGCGATCGGCGAGAACCGCGGCAGCATCCCCTTCGCGGTGAACCTGATCGTCCATGGCTCCAACAGGCGGCTGGACGAGGGGCTGAACATGTGCGCGAAGCACAAGGTCCCGGTGGTCATCACCTCGCTGGGGGCGCGAAGCGAGATCAATTCGGCGATCCACGGCTATGGCGGCCTCGTCCTGCACGACGTCATTCACGATCGACACGCCCGCAAGGCGGTGGAACGGGGAGCCGACGGCATCGTGGCGGTCGCGGCCGGGGCCGGCGGGCACGGCGGTACGCAAAGCCCGTTCGCGCTCATCCAGGAGATTCGTGCCTGGTATGACGGACCGCTGGCGCTTGCCGGGGCGATCTCCAACGGCCGTTCCCTGCTGTGCGCGCGCGTCCTCGGCGCCGATTGCGGCTATATCGGTTCTCCGTTCATCGCGACGCATGAGGCAAGTGCCGACGAGGCCTACAAGGCCATGGTGGTAAGCAGCACCGCGGCCGACGTGATCTACACCGACCGTCTTTCGGGCATTGCCGGCAACTATCTGCGGCCGTCCATTCTTCGTGCCGGTCTCGATCCGGACAACCTCGGCGATCTTGAAGAGCGGCTGGGTCTTGGGAAGCCGAACCCCGAAGCGAAAATCTGGAAGGATATCTGGGGAGCGGGGCAGGGCATCGGAGCCATCGACCGGATCACAAGCACCGCGGCGCTGATAGGACGCTTCGCGCGCGAATACGACGATGCAACGCGCGCGATTGCCGGCCTGAAGGCTCGCCGCCCCCAGGCAGACGGTTAA
- a CDS encoding AMP-binding protein — protein sequence MNSPYKGSAESFAQAKPDAVAFFEGDARTSWKAWNDRADRLAAGFQKMGLRPGDRIAARMAIRHEWFVVQLAASKIGAALVGVNNRSTIEETRYLLEDSGARALVIDDPAPGPIMEIARASGIDAILTFARLDSGAPNYADIVADKGVPTPMVSPAPAPLILYTSGTTGRPKGVALDPALLAARKNVQQYRDYMAGIIPVSEHSRFLLCLPMHHGAGPNSALFCLRAGGAVVILPKFDAESALRLIDRHAITNWMAVPTMLHRLAALPSEIRDRFDRSSMRTVNIGAAAVPASLKRWAKEFFGPQCLIFEGYGMSETQMISYMLPEHWEEAPDSSGKPMPYVDVKIIGPDGETLPPGEAGEICVRTPLMIDRYLNRAPLGPDDLTPDGYFRTGDVGRLDDRGYLYVTDRLKDMIIVGGTNVYPAEIEAALHTHPGVLEAAVIGIPDPDMGEQVLAVCEMRPLAEHDPESLIAHCRKTLAGYKVPKSVRFIDELPRNATGKVTKNVLREPYWAGRERRI from the coding sequence ATGAACAGTCCGTACAAAGGCAGCGCAGAGAGCTTTGCGCAGGCGAAACCGGATGCCGTCGCCTTCTTCGAGGGCGATGCCCGCACCAGCTGGAAGGCGTGGAACGATCGCGCCGACCGGCTTGCGGCCGGCTTCCAGAAGATGGGATTGCGCCCCGGCGACCGGATCGCGGCACGCATGGCTATTCGCCACGAATGGTTCGTCGTGCAGTTGGCCGCGAGCAAGATCGGCGCCGCGCTTGTCGGGGTAAACAATCGGTCCACCATCGAAGAGACGCGCTATCTTTTGGAGGATAGCGGCGCCCGCGCGCTGGTCATCGACGATCCGGCACCCGGGCCCATCATGGAGATCGCCCGGGCAAGCGGCATCGACGCGATATTGACGTTCGCCCGGCTCGATTCGGGCGCGCCGAACTATGCGGACATCGTCGCCGACAAGGGTGTGCCGACTCCGATGGTCTCGCCCGCGCCCGCGCCGCTCATTCTCTATACCTCCGGCACGACCGGCCGGCCCAAGGGTGTCGCTCTCGACCCCGCGCTTCTGGCGGCGCGCAAAAATGTGCAGCAATACCGCGACTACATGGCCGGCATCATACCGGTCTCGGAGCATTCGCGGTTTCTGCTCTGCCTGCCGATGCACCACGGCGCCGGTCCCAACTCCGCCTTGTTTTGCCTGCGGGCGGGCGGAGCCGTGGTCATTCTGCCGAAATTCGATGCCGAATCCGCGCTTCGGCTTATCGATCGCCACGCGATCACGAACTGGATGGCCGTTCCAACCATGCTCCATCGCCTGGCCGCGCTCCCCAGCGAAATTCGGGATCGATTCGATCGCTCCTCGATGCGCACGGTAAATATCGGCGCCGCCGCCGTTCCCGCGAGCCTGAAGCGCTGGGCAAAGGAGTTCTTCGGTCCGCAATGCCTGATTTTCGAAGGCTATGGGATGAGCGAAACCCAAATGATCAGCTACATGCTCCCCGAGCATTGGGAGGAAGCACCGGATTCCAGTGGAAAGCCCATGCCATACGTCGATGTGAAGATAATCGGGCCCGACGGCGAAACGTTGCCGCCGGGCGAGGCGGGTGAAATATGCGTGCGGACGCCGCTGATGATCGACCGCTATCTCAATCGGGCGCCGCTGGGACCGGACGATTTGACGCCGGATGGATATTTCCGGACCGGCGACGTCGGCCGGTTGGACGACCGCGGCTATCTCTACGTGACCGATCGGCTGAAGGATATGATCATTGTCGGGGGTACGAACGTTTATCCCGCCGAAATCGAGGCGGCGCTGCATACGCATCCGGGGGTTCTGGAGGCCGCCGTTATCGGGATTCCGGATCCGGACATGGGCGAACAAGTCCTTGCCGTGTGCGAGATGAGGCCGCTTGCGGAACACGATCCGGAATCGCTGATCGCGCATTGCCGCAAGACCCTTGCCGGATACAAGGTTCCCAAGAGTGTCCGGTTCATCGACGAATTGCCGCGAAACGCGACGGGAAAGGTGACGAAGAACGTCTTGCGGGAGCCTTATTGGGCCGGACGGGAGCGTCGGATTTGA
- a CDS encoding c-type cytochrome, which produces MSNGERRLSCGQLDNGVAPDLTGNPRTGLGRWSADATSIVHMILAGDRTATTPRRPTPLTMPSFAWKLTDRQIADVTTYVRNS; this is translated from the coding sequence GTGAGCAATGGCGAGCGGCGCCTCTCATGCGGACAGCTCGACAACGGGGTGGCGCCGGACCTGACCGGGAATCCGCGCACCGGGCTCGGCCGCTGGTCGGCGGACGCCACCAGCATCGTCCATATGATCCTAGCAGGCGACCGGACAGCGACAACGCCCCGGCGCCCGACGCCGCTGACCATGCCGAGCTTTGCCTGGAAGCTGACCGACCGGCAGATCGCCGATGTGACAACCTATGTTCGTAACAGCTGA
- a CDS encoding acyl-CoA dehydrogenase family protein: MDFEFEAEEQLIIDNFCRFLEREVRPYAKDLRDRAPSMAEAKDFFQRLTHFGIGGMYVPVQDGGHGFSNRLNGRMIEEICRIDGGLGGMVSLQDGSIGSFARMAPQHLKDRYLPDLMAGKRTLCTGITEPGVGSNPRNVVTRATPTGSGTLRVIGEKTWISNADIADLAIVVCKTSDDPRAPLSQILLDRYEHGFETTNLKKLGLNTWPTGQVMIDCEVPEANVIGVEGAGLAQTLRMFERARCFVGVVSLGIARAALEAAIDYAQTRRQWGKAIAGHQSIQIKLAEAATELDAARLLVYRGLALVDRGARCDTQTSMAKLFATEAGVRITHRCLEVFGANGLSPEFPVEKLFRDARVMTVPDGTSDIQRLLIARNLTGVSAF, from the coding sequence ATGGACTTTGAATTCGAAGCCGAAGAACAATTGATCATCGACAATTTCTGCCGCTTCCTGGAAAGGGAAGTCCGGCCTTATGCCAAGGATCTGCGCGACCGTGCGCCGTCGATGGCGGAAGCGAAGGATTTCTTCCAGCGCCTGACGCATTTCGGCATCGGCGGGATGTATGTGCCCGTCCAAGACGGCGGCCATGGCTTCTCCAATCGCCTGAACGGCCGGATGATCGAGGAGATCTGCCGCATAGACGGCGGCCTGGGCGGGATGGTGAGCTTGCAGGACGGCTCCATCGGCAGCTTTGCGCGGATGGCCCCGCAACATCTGAAAGACCGATACCTCCCCGACCTGATGGCCGGCAAGCGGACCTTGTGCACCGGGATCACCGAGCCCGGCGTCGGTTCAAATCCCCGCAATGTCGTAACCCGCGCGACGCCGACCGGAAGCGGGACGTTGCGGGTGATCGGCGAGAAGACCTGGATTTCAAACGCCGATATCGCCGATCTCGCCATCGTCGTGTGCAAAACCAGCGACGATCCGAGAGCCCCGCTCAGTCAGATATTGCTCGACCGGTACGAGCACGGCTTCGAAACCACCAATCTCAAGAAGCTCGGCCTGAATACCTGGCCCACCGGCCAGGTCATGATCGACTGCGAAGTGCCGGAAGCAAATGTGATCGGCGTCGAAGGCGCGGGCCTCGCGCAGACGTTGCGCATGTTCGAGCGGGCGCGCTGCTTTGTGGGCGTGGTCAGCCTGGGTATTGCGCGGGCGGCCCTTGAAGCCGCCATCGACTACGCACAGACGCGCAGGCAATGGGGCAAGGCGATCGCCGGCCACCAATCGATACAGATCAAACTGGCGGAGGCCGCGACGGAGCTCGATGCGGCGCGGCTGCTCGTCTATCGGGGGCTTGCCCTCGTGGACCGGGGAGCACGGTGCGACACCCAGACCTCGATGGCAAAGCTGTTTGCGACCGAAGCCGGCGTACGGATCACGCATCGCTGTCTCGAGGTCTTCGGCGCCAACGGATTGAGTCCGGAGTTTCCGGTCGAAAAGCTTTTCCGCGACGCGCGTGTGATGACGGTGCCGGACGGGACCTCCGATATCCAGCGGCTGTTGATCGCCCGCAATCTGACCGGCGTTTCCGCCTTTTAA